A region from the Halobacillus mangrovi genome encodes:
- a CDS encoding acyclic terpene utilization AtuA family protein produces the protein MLYSTKSERGIIMKEQLRIVCPNGHLGFAPTKEESFKIAAATKPDYYCCDSGSDDIGATALGADRSVSMRKWQKHDLELMLLAAREQNVPMLVGSAGDSGSNSRVDLYIELIKEIAAEHNLPPFKIGYFYSEVDKEELKNRMDHNVVVEGLDERPALTKEDVDKTERIVGVAGVHPYIKALDMGADVVIGGRSSDCAIFAAPAIREGFPEAQSYYLGKVLECASFCAEPYGAKESVVGTVTKDDVKVTAMHPNQRCTIASVAGHAMYERANPNYEYVAGGMLDMTNCEYEQYDEKTTRVTGMKFVPVEGKVKVKLEGSGKNGEKYIGIAGVRDPYTIKNIDKVIEMAEQQVEEEFKGSDYKISFRVFGKNGVMGDLEPVKEIKSHELCIIVEGIAETHEEAEALTLYGTRQIFYARLPEVKGTAGTAAFIVDDVLPATASYSWTMNHTIPVDNPLDLFDVRTSNIGELVKS, from the coding sequence ATGTTATATTCAACGAAATCTGAAAGGGGAATTATTATGAAAGAACAACTTCGCATTGTCTGCCCTAATGGTCACCTAGGATTTGCTCCAACAAAAGAAGAAAGCTTTAAAATAGCTGCAGCAACTAAACCGGACTATTACTGTTGTGATTCTGGCAGTGATGATATAGGTGCGACCGCACTTGGTGCCGATCGGTCTGTCAGTATGAGAAAATGGCAAAAGCATGATTTAGAATTAATGCTTCTTGCTGCCCGAGAGCAAAATGTACCAATGTTAGTTGGTTCAGCCGGTGATTCTGGTTCTAATAGTCGAGTGGACCTTTACATAGAACTGATCAAAGAGATTGCTGCCGAACATAATCTTCCGCCTTTTAAAATTGGTTACTTCTATTCAGAAGTTGATAAAGAAGAATTAAAAAATAGGATGGATCATAATGTCGTGGTTGAAGGATTGGATGAGCGTCCAGCACTCACCAAGGAAGATGTAGATAAGACAGAACGCATTGTCGGGGTAGCAGGAGTACATCCATATATAAAAGCGTTGGACATGGGAGCTGATGTAGTTATTGGGGGACGGTCTAGTGACTGTGCCATTTTTGCAGCCCCAGCTATTCGAGAAGGCTTCCCAGAAGCTCAATCTTACTATCTAGGAAAAGTACTGGAATGTGCTTCTTTCTGCGCAGAACCTTATGGTGCAAAAGAAAGCGTAGTAGGTACTGTAACCAAAGACGATGTAAAAGTAACCGCGATGCATCCAAACCAACGCTGCACCATTGCTTCTGTAGCTGGACACGCGATGTATGAGCGTGCAAATCCTAATTACGAATATGTTGCCGGCGGGATGCTGGATATGACCAATTGCGAATACGAGCAATATGATGAGAAAACAACCCGAGTTACTGGTATGAAATTTGTACCCGTCGAAGGAAAAGTAAAAGTAAAATTAGAAGGTTCAGGCAAAAATGGAGAGAAATATATAGGTATTGCTGGTGTGCGCGATCCTTATACCATTAAGAACATTGACAAAGTAATAGAGATGGCGGAGCAGCAAGTGGAGGAAGAGTTTAAAGGCAGTGATTACAAAATTAGTTTCCGTGTATTCGGAAAAAACGGGGTAATGGGCGATCTTGAACCAGTAAAAGAAATCAAATCACATGAGCTTTGTATTATTGTTGAGGGAATTGCTGAAACACATGAAGAAGCTGAAGCTTTGACCCTTTATGGAACCCGCCAAATATTTTATGCCCGCCTACCCGAAGTAAAAGGTACAGCAGGTACAGCAGCCTTTATAGTAGATGATGTTCTGCCAGCTACAGCTTCCTATTCCTGGACAATGAATCATACAATCCCAGTGGATAACCCCCTAGATTTGTTTGACGTTAGAACTTCGAACATAGGTGAACTAGTAAAGTCATAA
- a CDS encoding GntR family transcriptional regulator produces MNLKREQATPLYVQLKKLIEQKIVSGDWKPEEQIPSERELGKDYEVSRITVRQAINLAVHEGLLYRTHGKGTFVTSQTTIKQELSKVDTFQSSLSQHGLVASTDIIKTDKTVTDLQLSTLLNDEITDPLCNLQLVGYGDETPVVFYDSFFPLDIGTQLIEAGKKEVEEGNPFTTLDLYKKINDITPTKSRQTFESILSDERITKVLKLEEITPIFKVTSIIYASERPIEYRTSYYKGDKYKFFITRSMN; encoded by the coding sequence GTGAATCTAAAACGTGAACAAGCAACTCCTCTTTACGTTCAATTAAAAAAGTTAATAGAACAAAAAATTGTTAGTGGAGATTGGAAGCCAGAAGAGCAAATTCCTTCGGAAAGAGAGCTCGGGAAAGATTATGAAGTCAGCAGAATAACTGTTCGCCAAGCAATTAATTTGGCAGTTCATGAAGGATTATTGTATCGAACTCATGGAAAAGGTACCTTCGTAACAAGTCAGACTACGATAAAACAAGAGTTAAGCAAAGTAGATACGTTCCAGTCATCTTTATCACAACATGGTCTTGTTGCTTCTACAGATATCATAAAAACGGATAAGACCGTAACAGATCTTCAGTTATCTACATTACTGAACGATGAAATAACCGATCCCCTATGTAACCTTCAACTAGTAGGGTACGGTGATGAAACCCCAGTTGTTTTCTATGATAGTTTTTTCCCTTTGGATATTGGAACACAGCTTATAGAAGCTGGTAAAAAGGAAGTTGAGGAAGGAAACCCTTTTACCACCTTAGATTTATATAAGAAGATCAATGATATTACTCCTACAAAGAGCCGGCAAACCTTTGAGTCTATTCTCTCAGATGAGCGAATTACAAAGGTCCTTAAACTAGAGGAAATCACCCCTATCTTTAAAGTAACTTCGATTATTTATGCGTCGGAAAGGCCAATAGAGTATAGAACCTCCTATTATAAAGGAGATAAGTATAAGTTTTTTATAACAAGATCAATGAATTGA
- a CDS encoding TRAP transporter large permease subunit, protein MGIPMPMLYLVALIAFVAVLFVFLKRPMYEVMTASFFFIILVSGQFDLMWSSLLYPSTSSLFYAIFAFMVVAVLFDATKVVQRIINLMLAVVGRFRGGAGYVSLLGSTFMASLSGTGPGNVAATGVFTIPTMKKAGYPSRLAATTEMSSSMLGNIIPPSGIVLLTFGILNEVNPGSITLSQWIVAAYGIGFWFFVQRWLTLWGLCKYYKVSPIVKKDLPPFKSSLRIGWPALILPALIFVPLLADAQFTGAIVSRIGADGAESFSSSVLMFTPGIAGAYAIGIGRKSFFSSSRSYIDRLVSVFKKSLSQVVPIGVTIYMAYATSKVFAGMQMEEVVRNWFVSMNMSVPIMIVVLPFFFMILGMVLPGSAQIAILGGAMIAAFGALGGDPVLFALMLPAMTGALEGMTPPLALGLFVAMGIAGSGFKETSKLAVLWILLHVLLTIILLTGFLPIFGL, encoded by the coding sequence ATGGGAATCCCCATGCCAATGCTTTATTTGGTAGCCTTGATTGCTTTTGTCGCAGTTTTGTTTGTTTTTTTAAAGCGACCGATGTATGAAGTAATGACAGCTTCTTTCTTTTTTATCATTTTGGTTTCAGGTCAATTCGATTTAATGTGGTCTTCTTTGCTTTACCCCTCAACTAGTAGTTTGTTCTATGCAATATTTGCTTTTATGGTTGTTGCCGTATTGTTTGATGCAACGAAAGTCGTTCAACGAATAATTAATTTGATGTTGGCTGTCGTGGGAAGGTTTCGAGGTGGCGCTGGCTATGTATCTCTTTTAGGTAGTACTTTTATGGCTTCTCTTTCTGGTACAGGGCCAGGTAATGTTGCGGCAACCGGTGTCTTTACTATACCAACCATGAAAAAAGCAGGTTACCCTTCAAGATTAGCTGCAACTACTGAAATGTCATCAAGCATGTTAGGGAATATCATACCTCCCTCAGGCATTGTCCTACTAACATTTGGAATTTTGAATGAAGTAAATCCAGGTAGTATCACGCTAAGCCAATGGATTGTTGCTGCATATGGGATTGGCTTTTGGTTTTTTGTTCAAAGGTGGTTAACTCTTTGGGGTCTCTGTAAGTATTACAAAGTAAGCCCAATTGTGAAAAAGGATTTACCGCCATTCAAAAGCAGCCTTCGTATAGGCTGGCCGGCACTGATTTTACCAGCGTTAATTTTTGTACCTTTATTAGCAGATGCTCAATTTACTGGAGCCATCGTTTCAAGAATTGGAGCTGATGGAGCAGAATCCTTCTCTTCTTCTGTTTTAATGTTTACTCCTGGCATTGCTGGTGCTTACGCCATTGGAATTGGCAGAAAATCTTTCTTTTCTTCATCACGATCTTACATAGATCGATTGGTTAGTGTATTTAAAAAGTCATTATCTCAAGTGGTGCCAATCGGTGTTACAATCTACATGGCCTACGCTACCTCTAAAGTATTCGCTGGAATGCAAATGGAAGAGGTTGTCCGTAATTGGTTTGTATCGATGAATATGAGTGTGCCTATTATGATTGTCGTGCTTCCGTTTTTCTTTATGATACTTGGAATGGTTCTTCCTGGTTCTGCTCAAATAGCTATATTAGGCGGCGCTATGATTGCAGCATTTGGAGCGTTAGGTGGAGATCCTGTATTATTTGCCTTGATGCTTCCTGCTATGACAGGCGCACTAGAGGGAATGACGCCTCCTCTTGCATTAGGGTTATTTGTAGCGATGGGAATAGCTGGGTCAGGTTTTAAAGAAACTTCTAAGCTGGCTGTATTGTGGATATTGCTCCATGTACTCCTAACCATTATTCTATTGACAGGATTCTTACCGATTTTTGGACTATAA
- a CDS encoding gamma-glutamyl-gamma-aminobutyrate hydrolase family protein — protein sequence MKPWIGITVHVDDGKSDDLYPQHPLMYIESDYIKAIEVHGMHPILLPVLDDTSEIESYLSKLDGLLVTGGGYLNLDKPLPSSPDLSGTGDTRYSFEFVLLQQALNAGLPILGVCRGMQMLNEVHGGTLENLCSDHHHQEVLGIESDILTHSIELKKESKLSEILGSDYIDVNSRHRQKIFSLGNGLREVGWSSKDRVIEAIESENKSWVFGLQFHPEQLYKRDPRWSSLFNDLKRAAKQYSQTKLKKEKVY from the coding sequence TTGAAACCTTGGATTGGAATTACTGTACATGTAGATGACGGTAAGAGTGACGATTTATACCCACAACATCCTCTAATGTATATTGAAAGCGATTACATTAAAGCGATAGAAGTACATGGGATGCATCCAATTTTACTTCCAGTGTTAGATGATACGAGTGAAATTGAATCATATTTATCAAAATTGGATGGTTTGTTAGTGACGGGAGGAGGTTATCTCAATCTTGATAAACCTCTACCTTCATCCCCTGACTTAAGCGGGACGGGAGACACTCGCTATTCATTTGAATTCGTTTTGCTTCAACAGGCTTTAAACGCTGGTTTACCTATCCTGGGTGTTTGCCGTGGGATGCAGATGCTAAATGAAGTACACGGGGGTACACTGGAAAACCTCTGCTCTGATCACCATCACCAAGAAGTTCTTGGCATAGAATCAGACATTCTTACACATTCCATTGAGTTGAAAAAGGAAAGCAAGTTATCGGAAATCCTTGGATCAGATTATATAGATGTAAATTCAAGGCATCGTCAAAAAATTTTTTCACTTGGTAATGGTTTAAGGGAAGTTGGTTGGTCGAGTAAGGATAGAGTGATTGAGGCAATTGAGAGTGAGAACAAGTCTTGGGTATTTGGATTACAATTCCATCCTGAGCAATTATATAAAAGAGATCCCCGATGGTCTTCACTATTTAATGATTTGAAACGTGCTGCCAAACAATATAGTCAAACTAAGTTGAAGAAAGAGAAGGTCTATTAA
- a CDS encoding AraC family transcriptional regulator, with protein sequence MPTSILKDKSRFDLNYYDESKTANAFHSHFEYEVYYFHKGSCTYLIGDKIYTLSPGDVILMNGLTLHRPRVLNKEEYVRSTIHFDPEFFKKMLSGMSMECLLQPFMVLNSCRLHLNAEQKEEFEAALKRMDEFNNEKTEISTYRFQLAFVELLTILYAFTKEAMENQHKAEDTSDQADHVQQVISFIESHYMEDLSLERLEQELHFSKYYLSKIFKKVTGFTVFHYVYHRRINQAKIVFLLGPSSRVTDVSFNVGFKHPAHFSRVFKKLTGVSPEQYKKSIYS encoded by the coding sequence ATGCCAACATCCATCTTAAAGGATAAAAGCCGTTTTGATTTAAACTATTATGATGAATCAAAGACAGCGAATGCTTTCCATTCTCACTTTGAATATGAAGTCTACTATTTTCACAAGGGCAGCTGTACATATTTAATTGGAGATAAAATTTATACGCTTTCTCCTGGAGATGTCATTCTGATGAATGGATTGACTCTACATCGCCCACGAGTGTTAAACAAGGAAGAGTATGTCCGTTCGACGATTCACTTTGATCCTGAATTTTTTAAGAAAATGCTGTCGGGAATGAGCATGGAATGCTTACTTCAACCGTTTATGGTTCTGAATTCCTGCCGTCTTCATTTGAACGCTGAACAGAAGGAAGAATTTGAAGCTGCTCTAAAGCGGATGGATGAATTCAATAATGAGAAAACCGAAATTTCCACGTACCGTTTCCAGCTTGCATTTGTAGAATTGCTTACTATTTTGTATGCGTTTACAAAAGAAGCTATGGAAAATCAGCATAAAGCAGAAGATACGTCTGATCAGGCAGACCATGTTCAGCAGGTCATTTCTTTTATTGAATCCCATTACATGGAGGACCTTAGCTTAGAAAGACTTGAACAAGAACTGCATTTCAGCAAATATTACTTATCAAAGATCTTTAAGAAGGTCACAGGTTTTACGGTTTTTCACTATGTTTATCATCGAAGAATTAATCAAGCGAAAATCGTTTTTCTATTGGGGCCTTCCAGTCGAGTGACAGATGTAAGTTTTAATGTGGGCTTCAAACACCCGGCTCATTTTAGCCGAGTGTTCAAGAAGCTGACGGGGGTAAGTCCTGAACAGTACAAAAAGAGTATCTATTCTTAA
- a CDS encoding carboxylesterase family protein, whose translation MQKKCKVKQRNENERTLEYLLHLPEDYDQNTDKQWPLILFLHGRGESGTDLERVKRQGLPKEIEEGGEFPFIIASPQCSADSYWTKELEPLESLLSEIQANYNVDQSRIYLTGLSMGGFGTWHLSARSPETFAAIAPVCGGGEVEKAEAIKDIPAWVFHGDQDDIVPIERSVEMVEAIKRHGGDIHFTVYEGVGHDSWTETYRNPKLYEWLLQYSK comes from the coding sequence ATGCAGAAGAAGTGCAAGGTAAAACAGCGAAACGAAAATGAAAGAACTTTAGAATATCTGTTACACCTGCCAGAGGATTATGATCAAAACACGGATAAACAGTGGCCTTTGATTCTTTTCTTACATGGAAGAGGAGAAAGCGGAACAGATTTAGAACGTGTAAAAAGGCAAGGACTCCCGAAAGAAATTGAAGAAGGAGGAGAGTTTCCTTTCATTATCGCTTCTCCCCAATGCTCAGCGGATTCCTACTGGACAAAGGAATTAGAACCTTTGGAAAGTCTGTTATCTGAAATTCAAGCCAACTATAACGTAGATCAGTCCAGGATTTATTTAACCGGGTTGAGTATGGGAGGATTTGGAACGTGGCATCTTTCTGCACGATCACCTGAGACTTTTGCGGCTATTGCGCCTGTGTGTGGTGGTGGAGAAGTAGAAAAGGCTGAAGCGATTAAGGATATCCCTGCGTGGGTTTTCCATGGGGATCAAGATGATATCGTTCCTATAGAAAGGTCTGTAGAGATGGTGGAGGCCATAAAAAGACATGGCGGAGACATTCACTTTACGGTTTATGAGGGTGTGGGGCATGACTCATGGACCGAGACATACCGCAATCCAAAGTTATATGAGTGGCTCCTTCAGTATTCGAAATAG
- a CDS encoding sugar phosphate isomerase/epimerase family protein: protein MKFSVFTVMTPDLKPKALVSALKEFGYDGVEWRCQVPPDNVQQDPPSFWGNNLATLSPYSVDEQLEDIRTWTTREGIETLSVTPYLTCGDLDETERVLRMARKLGASMIRLGVPRYDRSVHYTDLYEKAVRYLSECEQLCKHYGVKGLVETHHDTIAPSASLAYRLVKSFDPHYIGVLYDPGNMVHEGYENYRMGLELLGPYLAHVHAKNAAWKHNESRQSWEVVWTSFSDGTVDWKRVLKDLKAVGYDGFIGMEDFSQTYPTKEALIKDIAYVKGLLEEVYE, encoded by the coding sequence ATGAAATTTTCGGTTTTTACGGTGATGACTCCAGATTTAAAACCTAAAGCACTGGTTTCAGCTTTAAAAGAATTCGGCTATGACGGGGTGGAATGGCGTTGTCAGGTGCCACCAGATAACGTGCAGCAGGATCCCCCAAGCTTTTGGGGAAACAATTTAGCAACTCTTTCCCCTTACAGTGTGGACGAGCAGCTTGAGGATATTCGTACATGGACGACTAGGGAGGGAATTGAAACGCTCTCTGTCACTCCCTATTTAACTTGCGGTGATTTAGATGAAACCGAACGAGTTTTACGAATGGCAAGGAAATTAGGTGCTTCCATGATCAGGCTTGGTGTCCCCCGGTATGATCGTTCTGTCCATTACACGGATCTCTACGAAAAAGCTGTGCGTTATTTAAGCGAGTGCGAGCAGCTGTGTAAGCACTATGGTGTGAAGGGGCTTGTAGAAACCCACCATGACACGATTGCTCCAAGCGCAAGCTTAGCTTATCGACTAGTAAAATCTTTTGACCCTCATTATATTGGAGTCTTGTATGATCCAGGAAACATGGTGCATGAAGGGTATGAAAACTACCGGATGGGACTGGAACTATTAGGTCCTTATTTGGCGCACGTCCATGCTAAAAATGCGGCATGGAAACATAACGAATCCAGGCAGAGTTGGGAGGTCGTTTGGACTTCTTTTTCTGATGGGACCGTTGATTGGAAGCGGGTGTTAAAGGATTTGAAAGCTGTTGGTTACGACGGTTTTATCGGAATGGAAGACTTTAGTCAAACGTATCCAACAAAAGAAGCTTTAATAAAGGATATCGCGTACGTGAAGGGCTTGTTGGAAGAAGTATATGAATGA
- a CDS encoding Gfo/Idh/MocA family protein produces MNQVRIGIIGMGNMGTIHAKSLLNEEIEGAKLTAVLEVRKERLEDLQENLGDDIKVFADEDAFLKSGSVDAVLIATPHYDHASLAIKAFKHRLHVLCEKPVGVYTKQVREMNEAAKSSNLTFSVMYNQRTNPVYQKVRDLIQTNELGEIRRINWLITSWYRAQSYYDSGGWRATWAGEGGGVLINQCPHQLDLWQWMTGMMPTRMRAFCYFGKHRNIEVEDDVTAFTEYENGATGVFITSTGEAPGTNRLEISGDRGKIVVEDNKLTFWRLRVPEPEFNKDYKGGFGSPETWKCELPVEGVETGHKGITQNFVDAIRKGTPLLAPGEEGILGLTLSNAMQLSTWEDDWVTFPIDEDLYYHHLQEKIKNSTMVKHNHHIVLNVEGTH; encoded by the coding sequence ATGAATCAAGTACGGATCGGAATTATTGGTATGGGAAATATGGGGACCATTCACGCCAAGTCCTTACTTAACGAGGAAATTGAGGGAGCGAAACTAACCGCTGTTTTGGAAGTTAGAAAAGAAAGACTCGAAGATTTACAAGAAAACCTTGGGGATGATATCAAGGTGTTTGCGGATGAAGATGCTTTTTTAAAATCGGGCTCCGTTGACGCTGTGCTGATCGCCACGCCACATTATGATCATGCTTCCTTAGCTATTAAGGCTTTTAAGCATCGTCTGCATGTGTTGTGTGAGAAACCTGTGGGCGTTTATACGAAACAAGTCCGGGAAATGAATGAAGCTGCGAAATCCAGCAATCTTACTTTTTCCGTAATGTATAACCAGCGAACGAATCCTGTTTATCAAAAGGTGCGTGACCTGATTCAAACCAACGAATTGGGAGAGATAAGGCGGATCAACTGGCTGATCACAAGCTGGTACCGGGCGCAAAGCTACTACGATTCTGGGGGGTGGCGTGCGACATGGGCTGGAGAAGGCGGTGGAGTCTTGATTAACCAATGCCCCCACCAATTGGATTTGTGGCAATGGATGACGGGAATGATGCCGACTCGCATGAGGGCGTTTTGTTATTTTGGTAAGCATCGCAATATAGAAGTGGAAGATGACGTCACCGCTTTTACTGAATATGAGAACGGTGCGACAGGTGTCTTCATTACTTCAACAGGAGAAGCACCAGGGACAAATCGATTAGAGATCTCTGGGGATCGCGGAAAAATAGTGGTTGAAGATAACAAACTGACCTTCTGGAGGCTGCGCGTCCCAGAACCGGAATTTAATAAAGACTATAAGGGTGGATTTGGCAGTCCGGAAACATGGAAGTGTGAGCTTCCAGTGGAAGGAGTTGAAACGGGACATAAAGGAATCACGCAAAATTTTGTTGATGCGATCCGCAAAGGAACACCGCTTCTTGCACCTGGAGAAGAAGGCATTCTTGGACTGACTCTTTCTAATGCCATGCAGTTATCGACGTGGGAAGATGATTGGGTGACTTTCCCTATTGATGAAGACCTTTACTATCACCATTTACAAGAAAAAATTAAAAATTCAACGATGGTTAAACATAATCATCACATTGTATTAAATGTAGAGGGCACTCATTAA
- a CDS encoding Gfo/Idh/MocA family protein, which yields MDKNDGMNYAPKGKPNRVVAQGEFVFAATALDHGHIYGMCNGLLEAGADLKWVYDSDLEKVQPFLKAFPDVKVASSEEEIMNDPEVRLIAGAAIPSKRCELGLRAMDHGKDYFTDKTPFTTMEQLESARQKTEETGRKYMVYYSERLHVESAVFADQLIKEGAIGRVIQVTGFGPHRLNASSRPKWFFEKESYGGILCDIGSHQIEQFLHYASCHDAQVMHSKVANYHSKEDYPELEDYGDATLVGDNGATQYFRVDWFTPAGLGTWGDGRTFIVGTEGTIEIRKYIDLARDESPDHLYLVNEQGEKHYALHGQVGYPFFGEFILDCIHRTENAMTQAHAFKAAELCLKAQELAVRVE from the coding sequence ATGGACAAAAATGACGGCATGAATTATGCGCCAAAAGGAAAACCGAATCGCGTGGTCGCGCAAGGTGAATTTGTTTTTGCAGCGACCGCTTTAGATCATGGTCACATTTATGGCATGTGTAATGGACTATTGGAAGCTGGAGCCGATCTGAAATGGGTGTATGATTCAGATCTAGAAAAAGTTCAACCATTTCTCAAAGCTTTTCCAGATGTAAAAGTAGCTTCTTCGGAAGAGGAAATTATGAACGATCCTGAAGTAAGATTAATTGCTGGCGCTGCCATTCCTTCTAAACGTTGTGAACTCGGCTTACGAGCGATGGATCATGGCAAAGATTACTTCACAGATAAAACGCCGTTTACGACGATGGAGCAATTGGAATCAGCGAGACAGAAAACCGAAGAAACAGGCCGAAAATACATGGTCTATTATAGTGAGCGATTACATGTGGAAAGTGCGGTTTTCGCCGACCAGTTAATTAAGGAAGGGGCTATTGGCAGAGTGATTCAAGTTACAGGTTTTGGTCCACATCGCTTGAATGCATCAAGCCGTCCGAAGTGGTTTTTTGAAAAAGAATCCTATGGGGGCATTCTCTGTGATATCGGCAGTCATCAAATCGAACAATTTTTGCACTATGCATCGTGCCATGATGCCCAGGTGATGCACAGTAAAGTGGCGAACTACCATTCTAAAGAAGATTATCCTGAACTTGAGGACTACGGGGATGCAACGCTGGTCGGAGATAATGGGGCCACTCAATACTTCCGGGTTGACTGGTTTACTCCCGCAGGATTAGGGACGTGGGGAGACGGCCGGACATTTATTGTCGGCACTGAAGGGACGATTGAAATCAGGAAGTATATTGATCTTGCCAGAGATGAGAGTCCTGATCATTTGTATCTTGTGAATGAACAAGGAGAAAAGCACTATGCTCTCCACGGACAGGTCGGCTATCCTTTTTTCGGTGAATTCATCCTCGATTGCATTCACCGGACTGAAAACGCCATGACTCAAGCACATGCTTTTAAAGCTGCTGAGCTTTGTTTGAAAGCACAGGAATTGGCTGTGAGAGTAGAATAG
- a CDS encoding LacI family DNA-binding transcriptional regulator, which yields MSTLKDVAKKANVSVATASYVMNDSKLITQPTKDKVLLAAKELGYRPNRNAKNLKKSKTNIIGFFLSGFTGPFFNEILEGIQDTVIEEGYEMVVCASDDKHRLLVERYVDGAIILNYHISNELLTSLASDKFPMVVLDRELDNPYIDEVLLPNKLGIDQSVNHLVEQGHQRIGFIAGSEESYDGEKRLEGFKESLSKRGLTFHESDLIRADFTEISGMFGMMDYLDNHDDYPTAFVSANDEMAMGAIKAVQHRGLKVPEQIAFVGFDDIDLAQYFQPSLSTVRVQKKLWGRTAAESLFRMLEKKSGVEGEQIPIEFVPRSSS from the coding sequence TTGTCTACGTTAAAAGATGTTGCAAAAAAGGCTAATGTAAGTGTAGCCACTGCATCCTATGTCATGAACGACAGTAAGCTGATTACTCAGCCGACCAAAGACAAGGTGTTACTGGCAGCAAAAGAACTCGGCTATCGACCAAATAGAAACGCTAAAAATCTGAAAAAAAGCAAAACCAATATTATCGGTTTTTTCTTAAGTGGATTTACAGGACCGTTCTTCAACGAAATATTAGAAGGCATACAAGATACGGTGATTGAAGAAGGATATGAGATGGTGGTTTGCGCTTCAGATGATAAACACCGTCTGCTCGTAGAACGATACGTAGATGGAGCGATCATCCTTAACTATCACATTAGCAATGAGTTATTAACCAGTTTAGCTAGCGATAAGTTCCCGATGGTTGTGTTAGACCGCGAGCTGGACAATCCCTACATCGATGAAGTTCTCCTTCCCAACAAACTAGGGATTGACCAGTCTGTAAATCATCTCGTCGAGCAAGGTCATCAGCGAATCGGTTTTATCGCTGGTTCTGAAGAATCTTATGATGGTGAAAAGCGCTTGGAAGGATTTAAAGAATCGCTTTCAAAAAGAGGACTAACTTTTCATGAGTCTGATTTAATACGTGCTGATTTTACAGAAATCAGCGGAATGTTCGGGATGATGGACTACCTGGATAACCATGACGACTATCCGACCGCTTTTGTATCAGCTAACGATGAAATGGCGATGGGGGCGATTAAGGCCGTCCAACATAGAGGTTTGAAGGTCCCTGAACAGATTGCCTTCGTCGGGTTTGATGACATCGACCTGGCCCAATATTTTCAACCGTCCTTATCGACAGTTAGAGTTCAGAAAAAGCTATGGGGACGAACCGCTGCCGAATCGTTGTTCCGAATGCTTGAGAAGAAATCTGGTGTAGAAGGTGAACAAATTCCAATTGAATTTGTTCCACGTTCATCAAGCTGA